In a single window of the Terriglobus roseus genome:
- a CDS encoding carboxypeptidase regulatory-like domain-containing protein: protein MGTKSLQENMPTPADRHREALRVRNAGQKQAALAGFVLPALLSTIAVMTVPARQAHAQTNLATITGTVTDAGGGGLPNASVSIQNTDTTAVRVVMTDANGFYTAPSLTVGNYKITVSAPGFATAVQQAALSLGGLSQNIQMKVGNVSEQVTVSATSGAVALQTESHDLATSVDSVQLTTLPNGSRSILSIATLGPAAQAGTDASTSAGDQSFYQQTSNAVILSGLGPNQTQFLQDGIDNTNLLTQTANILASVEAAKEVNTTYSNAPAIFRQPAIVNAITKSGSNSFHGTVYDFLQNDAANAKNYFATTKPPVRYNLFGGNLGGPIFKNRIFGFFDYSGLRSHSSSLSQNRVPTAAERSGDFSADPVIYNPATYNSATGTSQPFANNKIPTLSAFAQLWLQNYPLPNAPLVNNINYRTNLASVSNYDEYLARGDWNVSSKNQLFGTVARFSSSGGANTITPGLFGISVPLTGTNASITDTQIINDHLVNALKIGYNRSNLFRTQQGLGAKNYANFYGLNNLNPSLSISTPPAIGVNNYTSLGDPYSPQGAIQNRYQFADQVTWTRGNHTITFGGEFIRVQFNGTWVVTNNGNYNFDGSATSQYVAGKRSSTNQGNALADLELGFPNTGSGLVGTSAGAFREFDVSGFLQDDWRATPRLTLNIGLRYDYVNPPTDKNNRGALYSLATNSNRPGSWNANYGDFGPRVGFSYKASNSTAIRGGYGIYYAPILYNNLQFMLLYSPNVVAQSYSLNIATPRNIQDLFIANPPSVPGQGGYSINPTLKDTSTQEWNLDVERTLGSSTMLTVQYLGNVTRHQSARADLNQPIAFSPGNTTGKLDVRPFPNAGPIDGQLNAYSANYNALGVKLDRKLSHDFQVLVAYTYQKALNVIDGDNSNQQNLYRPSLTYGPASFNRKHDINISPIYYLPFGPGKRFLNSNNIFNREIVGGWELAGLQYFASGQPISVTANKNADTSPYGNVYANLTCSSPTANFHRTRFNIFNPGCFAQPANGQYGTTRSVGSQPMIFQTNLSAIKNFQIYGEHQLQFRAEAFNLFNHPLFSTGGGGVTSPTLGVATSQSNSPRSMQFALRYSF from the coding sequence ATGGGTACTAAATCACTTCAAGAGAACATGCCGACACCGGCAGATCGGCATCGGGAGGCACTCCGGGTACGGAACGCAGGCCAGAAGCAAGCGGCGCTTGCCGGCTTTGTGCTTCCAGCGCTGCTTTCGACTATCGCCGTAATGACAGTTCCGGCGCGGCAGGCACATGCCCAGACAAACCTTGCCACGATCACCGGAACCGTTACCGACGCCGGCGGGGGCGGCCTTCCCAACGCCAGCGTCAGCATCCAAAACACCGACACCACCGCCGTCCGTGTCGTTATGACCGATGCGAATGGTTTCTACACCGCGCCCTCACTCACGGTCGGCAATTACAAGATCACCGTATCTGCCCCGGGCTTCGCCACGGCCGTGCAGCAGGCAGCCCTTAGTCTTGGCGGACTCAGCCAGAACATCCAGATGAAGGTTGGCAACGTTTCCGAGCAAGTCACAGTATCGGCGACCTCGGGCGCCGTAGCCCTGCAGACTGAGAGCCATGACCTCGCCACCTCGGTCGACAGCGTGCAGCTGACTACCCTGCCCAACGGTAGCCGCAGCATCCTCAGCATCGCCACACTCGGCCCAGCCGCCCAGGCCGGCACCGATGCCAGCACTTCCGCGGGCGACCAGAGTTTCTACCAGCAGACCAGCAATGCCGTCATCCTCTCTGGCCTCGGGCCCAACCAGACGCAGTTCCTGCAGGACGGTATTGACAACACCAACCTCCTCACCCAGACCGCAAACATCCTGGCCTCAGTCGAAGCAGCGAAAGAAGTCAACACAACCTACAGCAACGCCCCCGCTATCTTCCGGCAGCCGGCTATCGTCAACGCCATCACCAAGAGCGGCTCCAATTCCTTCCATGGCACCGTCTACGACTTCCTCCAGAACGACGCAGCAAATGCGAAGAACTACTTCGCCACCACGAAGCCGCCGGTCCGCTACAACCTCTTCGGTGGCAACCTTGGTGGTCCTATCTTCAAGAACAGGATTTTCGGCTTCTTCGACTACTCAGGCCTGCGCAGCCATTCGTCCAGCCTCTCCCAGAACCGCGTGCCAACCGCCGCCGAGCGGTCGGGTGACTTCTCTGCTGACCCAGTGATCTACAACCCCGCCACCTACAACTCGGCAACGGGCACGTCCCAGCCGTTTGCTAATAACAAAATCCCCACACTCAGCGCGTTTGCCCAGTTATGGCTCCAGAACTATCCGCTTCCCAACGCTCCGCTCGTCAACAACATCAACTACCGAACGAACTTAGCGTCCGTCAGCAACTACGACGAATACCTCGCCCGCGGTGACTGGAACGTCTCCTCAAAAAATCAGCTTTTCGGCACCGTCGCACGCTTCTCCAGTTCGGGTGGGGCCAACACGATTACGCCCGGACTCTTCGGTATCAGCGTGCCCCTGACCGGTACCAACGCCTCCATCACCGATACGCAGATCATCAATGACCATCTCGTCAACGCGCTCAAGATCGGCTACAACCGCAGTAACCTGTTCCGCACACAGCAGGGACTCGGCGCTAAGAACTACGCGAACTTCTACGGCCTCAATAACCTCAATCCTTCCCTGAGCATCTCCACCCCGCCCGCTATCGGCGTGAACAACTACACCTCGCTCGGCGATCCCTATTCGCCGCAGGGTGCCATCCAAAACCGCTACCAGTTCGCCGACCAGGTCACTTGGACCCGAGGCAATCACACCATCACCTTCGGTGGGGAGTTCATCCGCGTCCAGTTCAACGGCACGTGGGTCGTCACCAACAACGGCAACTACAACTTCGACGGATCAGCGACCTCGCAATACGTCGCTGGCAAGCGCAGTTCCACCAATCAGGGCAACGCTCTCGCCGACTTAGAACTCGGTTTCCCCAACACTGGCAGCGGTCTCGTCGGTACCTCGGCCGGTGCTTTTCGAGAGTTCGACGTCTCCGGCTTCCTGCAGGATGACTGGCGCGCAACGCCGCGACTCACGCTCAACATTGGACTGCGGTATGACTACGTCAATCCGCCTACGGACAAGAACAATCGCGGCGCACTCTACTCGCTCGCCACTAACTCCAACCGCCCCGGGTCATGGAACGCCAACTATGGTGACTTCGGCCCGCGTGTCGGCTTCTCCTACAAGGCCAGCAACAGCACCGCTATCCGAGGCGGCTACGGCATCTACTACGCTCCCATCCTTTACAACAATCTGCAGTTCATGCTGCTTTATTCACCAAACGTCGTAGCACAGAGCTACAGCCTGAACATCGCAACGCCCAGGAATATCCAGGACTTGTTCATCGCCAACCCGCCATCGGTTCCGGGGCAGGGCGGCTACTCTATCAATCCGACGCTCAAGGACACCTCGACACAGGAGTGGAATCTCGACGTCGAGCGCACGCTCGGCAGCAGCACCATGCTCACCGTGCAATACCTCGGCAATGTCACACGTCACCAGTCCGCACGCGCCGATCTCAACCAACCCATCGCATTTTCGCCGGGCAACACTACTGGCAAGCTCGACGTGCGGCCTTTCCCAAACGCAGGCCCCATTGACGGCCAGCTCAACGCTTACAGTGCGAACTACAACGCCCTCGGTGTAAAGCTTGACCGCAAGCTTTCGCATGATTTCCAGGTACTCGTGGCCTACACCTATCAGAAGGCGCTGAACGTGATTGACGGCGACAACAGCAACCAGCAAAACCTGTACCGGCCCAGTCTTACCTATGGTCCCGCCAGCTTCAATCGGAAGCACGACATCAACATAAGCCCCATCTATTACCTGCCATTCGGCCCCGGCAAGCGCTTCCTCAACTCCAACAACATCTTCAACCGTGAGATCGTCGGTGGGTGGGAACTTGCGGGCCTGCAGTACTTTGCGTCGGGCCAGCCAATCAGTGTGACCGCGAACAAAAACGCTGATACAAGCCCCTATGGGAACGTCTATGCCAATCTCACCTGCAGCAGTCCGACCGCCAACTTCCACCGCACGCGCTTCAACATCTTCAATCCTGGTTGCTTCGCACAGCCTGCCAACGGGCAGTATGGCACCACGCGCTCAGTCGGCTCGCAACCCATGATCTTCCAGACAAACTTGTCCGCAATTAAGAACTTCCAGATCTACGGCGAACACCAACTACAATTCCGCGCTGAAGCTTTCAACCTCTTCAACCACCCACTCTTCAGCACGGGCGGCGGTGGCGTCACTTCCCCAACACTGGGCGTGGCCACGTCGCAATCCAATAGCCCACGCAGCATGCAGTTCGCACTCCGCTACTCCTTCTGA
- a CDS encoding TetR/AcrR family transcriptional regulator, with protein MSDIMEATGLEKGGIYRHFSSKEEIAEASFRYSVEASVKLRTSGVPQGESPMETLRALIARFVHTPSAVAGGCPLMNTAIDADDGNERLRGLVREAFKAWRDRIVSILELAIAAGELAADADVAWLANTVMTSLEGAVMLSRLERRKEPLLHAQKALELILDTVLMKPRNSEFER; from the coding sequence ATGAGCGACATCATGGAGGCAACGGGGCTCGAAAAGGGCGGCATCTACCGACACTTTTCGAGCAAGGAAGAGATTGCGGAGGCCTCGTTCCGTTACTCGGTGGAAGCTTCCGTTAAGCTGCGCACGTCAGGTGTGCCGCAAGGTGAGAGCCCGATGGAAACGCTGCGCGCTCTGATTGCACGTTTCGTTCATACACCTTCAGCGGTGGCGGGTGGTTGTCCGCTGATGAACACGGCAATTGATGCGGACGATGGCAATGAGAGGCTACGCGGGCTGGTGCGCGAAGCGTTCAAAGCCTGGCGTGACCGTATCGTTTCGATCCTGGAGCTGGCGATTGCTGCGGGTGAGTTGGCCGCTGACGCGGATGTAGCCTGGCTGGCGAACACGGTGATGACTTCACTAGAGGGCGCCGTGATGCTGAGCCGGCTTGAGCGGCGCAAGGAACCGTTGCTGCACGCGCAGAAGGCTCTGGAATTGATTCTGGATACGGTGCTTATGAAGCCCCGAAACAGCGAATTCGAGCGCTGA
- a CDS encoding DHA2 family efflux MFS transporter permease subunit produces the protein MSGATRQAINPWVIALTVTIATFMELLDTSIANVSLPYIAGGLGRSFDEVTWILTTYLVANAVVLPMSAWLSRVFGRKNYYMACVALFTITSFFCGIAPTLGVMLMARVLQGIGGGGLAPVEQAILVDTFPPAQRASAFALYTIAIVTAPAIGPVLGGWITDNYNWRWVFFINIPVGILSLLLTNRFVHDPDSFQKERNSVRINGRLNIDGIGIALVGVGSAALEILLDRGQIEDWFGSTFICWCAFIGISCLTAAVWWELRTPDPIIDFRLLKVRNFAIANVFYFVFGIGLFASTTMIPQILQSLYGYRAIDAGLVLGPGAFVITCLAPVGAQLVQRGIIKPKNLLFGAVLTVGYAFLHYSHFNLQTDYKHYALARALQGLGYAFFFVPLSVIAYSQLSPAQNNKASSLTNFFRNWGGSFGIAFVTTMSERRQDFHQDRMAANLTDSSLSLHQSIQSTATYLQAHGYAAADSIAAATSRYYDQLYAQTRLLAFMDCFHLMGVLTLVAAPLVLFTAGLKSGAKAPEGGH, from the coding sequence GTGAGTGGAGCAACGCGACAAGCTATCAATCCTTGGGTCATCGCCCTCACCGTCACCATTGCCACCTTCATGGAGTTGCTTGACACCTCGATTGCAAACGTTTCCTTGCCATACATTGCTGGTGGCCTCGGACGCTCCTTTGATGAAGTCACCTGGATACTCACCACGTACCTGGTTGCAAACGCCGTCGTCCTGCCAATGTCCGCATGGCTTTCGCGCGTCTTCGGGCGAAAAAACTACTATATGGCCTGTGTCGCGCTCTTTACGATCACTAGCTTCTTCTGCGGCATCGCGCCAACACTCGGAGTCATGCTCATGGCCCGTGTGCTGCAAGGTATCGGCGGAGGAGGCCTGGCGCCAGTCGAACAAGCTATCCTCGTCGATACGTTCCCACCCGCGCAGCGAGCCAGTGCATTTGCGCTCTACACGATAGCCATCGTCACCGCACCCGCCATCGGCCCGGTCCTCGGCGGCTGGATCACCGATAACTACAACTGGCGCTGGGTCTTCTTCATTAACATTCCGGTTGGTATTCTTTCGCTGCTCCTTACCAACCGCTTCGTGCACGACCCCGACTCCTTTCAGAAGGAACGGAACTCTGTTCGCATAAACGGCAGGCTCAATATCGACGGCATCGGAATCGCACTCGTCGGTGTCGGTTCCGCCGCACTCGAGATTCTCCTCGATCGCGGCCAGATCGAAGACTGGTTCGGCTCTACCTTTATCTGCTGGTGCGCTTTCATCGGCATCTCCTGTCTTACTGCTGCCGTCTGGTGGGAACTGCGCACACCGGACCCGATCATCGATTTCCGTCTGTTGAAGGTACGTAACTTTGCTATCGCGAATGTCTTCTACTTTGTCTTCGGGATCGGCCTCTTTGCATCAACGACAATGATCCCGCAGATCCTGCAGTCTCTGTATGGCTACCGCGCTATCGACGCCGGATTGGTGCTCGGCCCCGGTGCCTTCGTCATTACGTGTCTCGCTCCGGTCGGCGCGCAGCTCGTGCAACGCGGCATCATCAAGCCAAAGAACCTGCTCTTCGGCGCAGTTCTCACCGTGGGCTACGCCTTCCTCCACTACAGCCACTTCAACCTGCAGACCGACTATAAGCACTACGCCCTGGCCCGTGCCTTACAAGGCCTTGGCTACGCCTTCTTCTTCGTACCACTCTCCGTCATTGCCTACTCGCAGCTCTCGCCGGCGCAGAATAACAAAGCGTCGTCGCTGACGAACTTCTTTCGAAACTGGGGTGGCAGCTTCGGCATTGCCTTTGTCACCACCATGTCCGAGCGTCGGCAGGACTTCCACCAGGACCGTATGGCTGCCAACCTGACCGACTCGTCACTCAGCCTTCACCAATCCATTCAAAGCACTGCCACCTATCTCCAGGCCCACGGCTACGCTGCAGCCGACAGCATCGCAGCCGCGACCTCGCGCTACTATGACCAGCTCTACGCCCAAACCAGGCTACTGGCCTTTATGGACTGCTTCCACCTCATGGGCGTCCTCACATTGGTAGCCGCTCCACTCGTCCTATTCACCGCAGGTCTCAAATCTGGCGCCAAAGCTCCAGAGGGCGGCCACTGA
- a CDS encoding helix-turn-helix domain-containing protein yields the protein MWLLSLADQLGSQTFAMTQMALSSILGVQRSSLNLAAAALKTGGLIDYRRGRLWIQDREGLIGRACSCYSASQRLVRQLHKTEARELSNPAAWAERR from the coding sequence ATGTGGCTTCTGAGCCTTGCTGATCAACTAGGGTCTCAGACCTTCGCAATGACTCAGATGGCTCTGTCTTCGATCCTCGGTGTCCAGAGGTCCTCACTCAATCTCGCTGCAGCAGCGCTGAAGACGGGCGGCCTCATTGACTACCGCCGAGGCCGGTTATGGATTCAGGATCGGGAGGGTCTGATTGGCCGGGCATGCTCGTGCTACTCCGCTTCACAACGTCTAGTGCGACAGCTTCACAAGACCGAGGCACGGGAACTATCGAATCCCGCAGCTTGGGCCGAGCGTCGCTAG
- a CDS encoding right-handed parallel beta-helix repeat-containing protein: protein MKFLSYALAGTIALSCGLTAAATTLCVTVSGGGCYHHIGAAIAAANPGDTVVIVQGTFHEEVIINKPLSLTSIDNGVIDASGFTNGVFIDGMSNPGLASVHISKLTIKNAKHEGVLVLNASYVSVSDNTVKNNNTSLAGGNCPDLPTYEPGEAQDCGEGIHLQAVDHSIVTNNTVTGNAGGILISDDSGPTHDNLISFNDVHDNPNACGITMASHVPAPSTGAALPFGVYHNTVFGNRSLRNGAGIGGGAGFGIFASIPGAKTYGNVVVSNFAKDNGHPGIAMHAHAPEQQLSDNMLVGNTLIGNGADTGDAATAAPTGINVFSGVPTTNASGNILSANTMLDEGIDVAVKNTQAVTVQFNNLLGKGIGVANLGTGAVDATNNWWGCIFGPTLAPAICSKTSGAVSSLPWLLQPAKIEPGFWK from the coding sequence ATGAAGTTTCTGAGCTATGCTCTTGCAGGCACCATCGCCCTTTCGTGCGGTCTTACCGCAGCTGCTACGACCCTCTGCGTAACAGTCAGTGGGGGCGGTTGCTATCACCACATCGGCGCTGCTATCGCTGCGGCAAACCCCGGCGACACTGTCGTGATTGTGCAAGGTACTTTCCACGAAGAAGTGATTATTAATAAGCCGCTATCGCTTACTTCAATTGACAATGGTGTCATCGATGCGAGTGGTTTTACCAACGGCGTGTTCATCGATGGGATGAGCAATCCCGGGCTCGCCTCAGTCCATATCTCCAAACTGACGATCAAGAACGCCAAGCACGAGGGCGTCCTGGTGCTGAACGCGTCCTATGTGAGCGTGTCCGACAACACGGTGAAAAACAACAACACGTCACTCGCAGGTGGCAATTGCCCCGATCTGCCAACCTATGAACCAGGCGAAGCGCAAGACTGTGGTGAAGGCATCCACTTACAAGCGGTCGATCACAGTATCGTCACCAACAATACCGTCACAGGGAACGCCGGTGGCATTCTCATCTCCGACGACAGCGGCCCCACACACGACAACCTGATCAGCTTTAATGACGTGCACGACAATCCGAATGCCTGCGGCATCACCATGGCGTCGCACGTGCCCGCACCGAGCACGGGAGCAGCACTACCCTTCGGGGTTTATCACAACACGGTGTTCGGCAATCGCTCTCTGCGCAATGGTGCAGGCATCGGCGGTGGCGCGGGCTTTGGTATCTTCGCCTCGATCCCGGGGGCAAAGACGTATGGCAACGTGGTGGTAAGTAACTTCGCCAAGGACAATGGCCACCCCGGCATCGCCATGCACGCCCACGCACCGGAGCAGCAACTGAGTGACAACATGCTCGTGGGCAACACGCTGATCGGCAACGGCGCCGACACGGGCGACGCAGCGACGGCGGCTCCCACAGGCATCAATGTGTTCTCCGGCGTTCCCACCACCAATGCCAGCGGCAACATTCTTTCGGCAAACACCATGCTGGACGAAGGGATCGATGTCGCCGTGAAGAATACCCAGGCTGTCACGGTGCAATTTAACAATCTGCTGGGCAAAGGCATTGGCGTCGCCAACCTTGGTACGGGCGCCGTCGACGCAACCAACAACTGGTGGGGTTGCATCTTCGGACCAACACTTGCTCCAGCCATTTGTTCGAAGACCTCGGGCGCGGTCTCCTCCTTGCCGTGGCTGCTACAACCAGCCAAGATCGAGCCTGGCTTCTGGAAATGA
- a CDS encoding 3-keto-disaccharide hydrolase, with protein sequence MDLLGKRRVMLGTSLLLMSLMSAIAQTPASNGQTAATPATAQGTGPQSPARRGPAAFDFADNNGFTSLFDGSLKGWDFDKGLWDIQDGAIHIAATCEKPTGTVYAITDTGEYGDFILKYEMKGTGNINGGMQFRSYIAADPAAAGTRFPARQRPAGGVPPSGFTGQAGTSMAPGRPPACANPGIAPTRASQAKWDMAGPQVDFDRNNNFSGMNYEQGGRGIIARPGYALYADSDGVKSLAQIATKDVLDSWFHKDDWNQFVVVALGHSTSIFLNGHMVTQMIDNDSRFFRSSGKIGIESEATGDLWVRAVSVKKLN encoded by the coding sequence ATGGACTTGCTTGGAAAACGCCGCGTCATGCTTGGCACAAGCCTGCTGCTCATGAGCCTGATGTCCGCCATTGCGCAGACACCTGCCTCGAATGGCCAGACTGCAGCTACACCAGCCACGGCCCAGGGTACGGGACCTCAAAGCCCTGCACGACGCGGCCCGGCGGCCTTTGACTTCGCGGACAATAACGGATTTACGTCCCTATTCGACGGAAGCCTGAAGGGATGGGACTTCGATAAGGGGCTTTGGGATATCCAGGATGGGGCCATCCACATCGCCGCTACTTGTGAGAAGCCCACCGGAACGGTGTACGCAATTACGGACACGGGTGAGTATGGCGACTTCATATTGAAATATGAGATGAAGGGTACGGGCAACATCAACGGTGGCATGCAATTCCGCAGCTACATTGCTGCGGACCCTGCTGCTGCGGGAACCCGCTTTCCTGCTCGGCAACGCCCTGCCGGTGGTGTGCCACCCAGCGGCTTTACGGGGCAAGCAGGGACCAGCATGGCTCCAGGACGTCCGCCCGCCTGCGCAAATCCTGGTATCGCCCCAACTCGTGCGTCCCAGGCTAAGTGGGATATGGCCGGACCACAGGTGGACTTTGACCGTAACAATAACTTCAGCGGTATGAACTACGAGCAGGGCGGCCGCGGCATCATCGCCCGTCCCGGGTACGCGCTCTATGCAGATTCTGACGGTGTGAAGTCACTCGCGCAAATTGCCACTAAAGACGTACTTGACTCCTGGTTTCACAAGGATGACTGGAACCAGTTTGTCGTTGTCGCTCTCGGCCACTCAACGTCGATCTTCCTTAACGGACACATGGTCACACAAATGATCGACAACGACAGTCGGTTCTTCCGAAGCTCAGGCAAGATCGGCATTGAATCCGAAGCCACTGGCGATTTGTGGGTGCGGGCCGTCTCAGTAAAGAAGCTGAACTAG
- a CDS encoding amidohydrolase family protein: MDRRSFVGTMITVATARVVHAQATGSASEWGSPVLDCHFHQRPTIEANLAHLNGAGCQAAYLLTRLQSADDAKRFIAQEPTRFAGYAVGTDVTAAEAVQLFTTAVKAGAHGIGEIKYHVEADGPEMRRIYAAAAELNVPITLHFQEVPHTPTEGVFNTGFKRFDKILKAYPKTKFIGHCDAFWANVSADYANDIDYPRTPIIRGGLTDRWLSDYPNLFGDLSANSGNNALTRDPSFTADFLRRHRTKLIFGSDCACSDGHGAGISQQGNPGAARLAGKCVARETLTTLKANTTPELFHQLVWLNGHRVFKLPL; encoded by the coding sequence ATGGATCGTAGATCTTTTGTTGGCACGATGATTACAGTAGCCACTGCCCGCGTAGTGCATGCGCAGGCAACCGGTTCGGCGTCGGAGTGGGGCTCTCCCGTTCTTGATTGTCACTTCCATCAGCGACCGACCATCGAAGCAAATCTCGCTCACCTCAACGGCGCGGGCTGTCAGGCTGCGTATCTGCTTACGCGATTGCAAAGCGCCGATGACGCAAAGCGCTTCATCGCTCAGGAACCAACGCGCTTTGCAGGATACGCAGTGGGCACCGATGTTACTGCTGCGGAGGCGGTACAGTTATTCACCACCGCGGTGAAAGCGGGAGCGCACGGCATAGGAGAGATCAAGTATCACGTCGAAGCCGATGGCCCTGAGATGCGTCGCATCTATGCCGCCGCTGCCGAACTGAACGTTCCCATCACGCTGCACTTCCAGGAAGTTCCGCATACGCCCACAGAAGGCGTGTTCAACACGGGCTTCAAACGGTTCGACAAGATCCTGAAGGCATACCCGAAGACAAAGTTCATCGGGCACTGCGATGCCTTCTGGGCCAACGTCAGTGCGGATTATGCGAACGACATCGACTATCCTCGTACACCAATCATCCGAGGCGGACTCACGGATCGGTGGCTTTCGGATTATCCGAACCTGTTCGGTGATCTCTCGGCTAACTCTGGCAACAACGCTCTCACTCGCGATCCGTCTTTCACCGCTGACTTTCTGAGGCGGCATCGCACCAAGCTGATCTTCGGCAGCGATTGCGCTTGCAGCGATGGACATGGAGCGGGGATCTCGCAGCAGGGTAATCCCGGCGCCGCCCGCCTCGCGGGTAAGTGCGTTGCGCGCGAGACGCTCACAACACTGAAAGCGAACACCACACCGGAACTCTTTCACCAACTTGTCTGGCTTAACGGCCATCGTGTCTTCAAGCTTCCCCTTTGA
- a CDS encoding carboxylesterase/lipase family protein, with the protein MTFTRGFHPDSINRRQFLTQASAALLATSALAKAAAQAVDTAPSTVEVKTVYGRLRGMQGNKLTTFRGIPYAGSVSGANRFKAAPPLSPWEGVRDAVQLGAPSLQPGRTSRGNEPAPSEECLFLNVWTPAADGRKRPVMFYSHGGGFTTGSGGASYQDGGNLARTWDVVVVATNHRLGLMGYLYLGDLGGVEYTGNQGVTDIRDGLKWVHDNIAAFGGDPNNVMIFGESGGGGKTSALYAMPSAAPYFNKASIESGPGIRIYPRDSAAETTLMVLKQLGIEKADWRKLLDVPAEKLVEVQVELGKQRSGPLTQGGGSKGMTGNPVPGGFGPVLDGVILPNHPFDPKAPDISRSKPLIVGYNHDEMNFFFAQSRSTDIYEMDDAALRARLEKDLGENAGPVLEAYKMSRPEASPADLYVAITTARFAGIGERTIAERKFAQHGAPVYMYVFRHESDRLIPGTQHKMGAAHAAEIAYKFNNVQPRPANAATPQAGSPMGDTSPSSVQAAHNMSEFWSTFARTGHPSAKGQPAWPAYNDKARPTMMIDAECKVINDPDPLERKVWDRIDAVTKT; encoded by the coding sequence GTGACATTCACTAGAGGTTTTCATCCAGACAGCATCAATCGTCGCCAGTTCCTGACGCAAGCTTCCGCGGCGTTGCTGGCAACGTCAGCCCTTGCCAAAGCTGCGGCTCAAGCAGTAGACACTGCTCCCTCGACCGTTGAAGTAAAGACCGTCTACGGTCGACTGCGCGGAATGCAAGGGAACAAACTTACGACGTTTCGAGGCATCCCGTATGCAGGTTCGGTCTCGGGTGCCAACCGGTTCAAAGCAGCCCCACCTCTGTCGCCCTGGGAGGGAGTGCGCGACGCAGTACAGCTCGGAGCGCCATCGCTCCAACCGGGACGCACGTCGCGCGGTAACGAACCTGCACCATCTGAGGAGTGTCTCTTCCTGAATGTATGGACGCCGGCGGCAGATGGCCGCAAGCGCCCGGTCATGTTTTACAGCCACGGCGGTGGCTTCACCACAGGGTCTGGTGGCGCGAGCTACCAGGATGGAGGCAATCTCGCACGGACCTGGGATGTGGTGGTCGTCGCTACGAATCATCGCCTTGGCCTGATGGGCTATCTCTATCTTGGCGATCTCGGCGGGGTGGAATATACCGGCAACCAGGGTGTCACGGACATTCGCGACGGACTGAAGTGGGTGCATGACAACATCGCTGCGTTTGGCGGAGATCCAAACAACGTCATGATTTTTGGCGAAAGCGGCGGTGGTGGCAAGACCTCGGCGCTCTACGCGATGCCTTCTGCGGCGCCATACTTCAACAAAGCTTCTATTGAGAGTGGTCCGGGCATCCGCATCTACCCACGCGATTCGGCTGCGGAAACAACGCTCATGGTGTTGAAGCAACTGGGAATCGAAAAGGCCGACTGGCGGAAGCTGTTGGACGTGCCCGCAGAGAAGCTGGTCGAAGTGCAGGTGGAACTGGGGAAGCAGCGCTCGGGACCACTGACCCAGGGCGGCGGTAGCAAAGGCATGACGGGCAACCCGGTCCCCGGTGGGTTCGGTCCGGTCCTGGACGGTGTCATTCTGCCCAATCATCCGTTCGACCCCAAGGCTCCGGACATCTCCAGGAGCAAGCCGCTCATCGTGGGTTACAACCACGATGAGATGAACTTCTTCTTTGCGCAAAGCCGCTCTACAGACATCTACGAGATGGATGATGCTGCGCTTCGCGCGCGGTTGGAGAAAGACCTGGGCGAAAATGCAGGTCCGGTTTTAGAGGCGTATAAGATGAGCCGGCCGGAAGCTTCACCGGCGGACTTGTACGTTGCGATTACCACGGCTCGCTTCGCAGGTATCGGCGAGCGGACGATTGCAGAACGCAAGTTCGCGCAGCACGGAGCTCCCGTATACATGTACGTCTTCCGGCATGAGTCCGATCGGTTGATCCCCGGCACGCAGCACAAGATGGGCGCTGCACACGCGGCAGAGATTGCCTACAAGTTCAACAACGTGCAGCCACGCCCGGCCAACGCGGCAACTCCGCAGGCCGGCAGTCCGATGGGCGACACCAGCCCGAGCAGTGTGCAGGCAGCGCACAACATGAGCGAGTTCTGGAGTACGTTTGCCCGCACGGGCCACCCGTCTGCAAAGGGACAACCCGCATGGCCGGCTTACAACGATAAGGCGCGTCCGACCATGATGATCGACGCGGAGTGTAAGGTCATCAACGACCCGGATCCCTTGGAACGCAAGGTGTGGGATCGAATCGACGCAGTAACGAAAACGTAG